From one Solanum stenotomum isolate F172 chromosome 12, ASM1918654v1, whole genome shotgun sequence genomic stretch:
- the LOC125846590 gene encoding receptor-like protein kinase FERONIA, translating to MFRDWEDDTNYLIQVGAFSINRAVDIRYASSATHIAPKEVYQTARSVGVHCHSNFCNLTWKIPLDLGFRYLVRLHFCEIEPTMTNEGQRNFTIVINNQNAEDDANVIKWSGGNGISVYRDYVSIMEGDRREGKRNLTIVLQPKFPSISKHANAILNGIEVFKISNPDNNLGSVSPVHPVTSSTPEKSEEPVLLYTKNQIATVLTFIVTLINVAVYYIRCNAEIKSGKTNNGISSGEHQCRQFSLDEMERSTNNFDPQLVIGSGGYGTVYKGDIDGGETTIAVKRSKPGSSQGEKEFWTEINMLSTHRHENLLSLIGYCTEGHEMLLVYDYMPRGSLADNLYKMDINSSSLSWERRLKIAIGAARGMDFLHTSQNRVIHRDIKSSNILLDENWESKISDFGLSKMGPGNESATHVSTQVKGTFGYLDPEYFLTNRLTWKTDVYAFGVVLFELLSGRPAVDMRLPEEQHGLVAWAKQCIKEGEINKLIDQNLLGSISSTCLKAFIGISAKCFYGHPQERPAMSEVVKILELALVFQKNEGEGIISFDDTSTSSQSRIEAERASIKEDCNGSDRTERSAISREKVNSEDKCPHTASPRWWDFRSHFRKAPPKPGNLVYPDSQISQHPNLRIFSFSELKAATRKFSNDTVLGEGSFGKVYKGCLAESPSSKNDRTLIAVYKLNSESFEGFKVLQSEVSILGRLSHPNLVKLLGYFQEDKELMLVYEFMRKGSLNNHLFGSRSAALSLPWNVRVQIVIAAGRGLAFLHASEKQIIYRNFKASNILLDGSYNAKIAGFGLARQGTSDSQSHVSTQIIGTDGYAAPEYVATGHLYVKSDVYSFGVFLVEMLTGLRALDTNRPSNQHYLVDWIKPHLSDKRKLKEKMDSRLGGK from the exons ATGTTTCGGGACTGGGAAGATGACACTAATTACCTGATTCAAGTTGGTGCCTTTTCGATCAACAGAGCCGTTGATATCAGATATGCATCCTCAGCAACTCACATTGCACCAAAAGAAGTTTACCAAACGGCCAGGTCAGTGGGTGTTCACTGCCATTCGAATTTCTGTAATCTCACATGGAAAATTCCACTTGATTTGGGATTCAGATACCTTGTTAGGCTCCACTTTTGTGAAATTGAACCTACGATGACAAATGAAGGCCAAAGGAATTTCACTATTGTTATAAACAATCAGAATGCTGAAGATGATGCTAATGTGATCAAATGGAGTGGGGGGAATGGAATTTCTGTATACAGGGACTATGTTTCCATTATGGAGGGTGATAGAAGGGAAGGGAAGCGTAACCTTACAATAGTTTTGCAGCCAAAGTTTCCTTCAATCAGTAAACATGCTAATGCCATCTTAAATGGGATAGAAGTCTTCAAGATAAGCAATCCTGACAACAATCTTGGTAGTGTCAGCCCTGTGCATCCTGTTACAAGTTCAACACCAGAAAAATCAGAGGAACCTGTGCTGTTGTATACCAAGAATCAAATTGCGACTGTACTGACATTTATAGTCACTTTGATTAATGTTGCTGTTTATTACATTAGGTGTAATGCAGAAATAAAGTCTGGCAAGACGAACAATGGAATATCTTCAGGAGAGCATCAGTGTCGTCAATTTTCACTGGATGAGATGGAAAGATCAACGAACAATTTTGATCCTCAGCTTGTCATTGGTAGCGGTGGATATGGTACAGTATACAAAGGGGATATTGATGGTGGAGAGACCACTATAGCAGTTAAGCGATCGAAACCAGGATCTAGCCAGGGGGAGAAAGAGTTTTGGACGGAAATCAATATGTTATCTACGCACCGCCATGAGAACCTTCTCTCCCTAATTGGTTACTGCACTGAAGGTCACGAGATGTTATTAGTTTATGATTATATGCCTCGGGGATCACTTGCTGACAACCTGTACAAAATGGACATAAATAGCTCATCTCTCTCTTGGGAACGGAGACTCAAGATTGCTATAGGTGCTGCACGTGGAATGGATTTCCTTCATACATCTCAAAATAGGGTGATACATCGTGATATCAAAAGCTCAAACATTTTGTTGGATGAAAACTGGGAAAGTAAGATCTCAGATTTTGGGTTGTCCAAAATGGGGCCTGGAAATGAATCAGCTACTCATGTTAGTACACAAGTCAAAGGCACATTTGGGTACCTCGATCCTGAGTACTTTCTGACTAATAGATTGACATGGAAAACTGATGTGTATGCTTTTGGAGTAGTACTATTTGAATTGCTCTCAGGAAGACCGGCAGTCGATATGAGACTGCCTGAGGAACAACATGGACTTGTAGCATGGGCCAAACAATGCATCAAGGAAGGAGAAATTAATAAGCTTATTGATCAGAATCTGTTGGGGTCCATCTCATCAACTTGTCTAAAGGCGTTTATAGGAATTTCTGCTAAATGCTTCTATGGTCATCCACAAGAACGACCTGCGATGTCTGAAGTGGTGAAAATCCTGGAATTAGCATTAGTATTTCAGAAGAATGAAGGTGAAGGTATCATTTCATTTGATGACACATCAACGTCATCTCAGTCAAGGATTGAAGCAGAGAGGGCATCCATTAAAGAGGATTGTAATGGCAGTGATAGAACAGAAAGGAGTGCCATCTCAAGGGAAAAGGTAAACTCTGAGGATAAATGTCCCCACACTGCTTCACCAAGATGGTGGGATTTTCGTAGCCATTTCAGAAAAGCACCACCAAAACCAGGGAATCTTGTTTATCCAGATAGCCAAATATCACAGCACCCAAATTTAAGGATATTTTCTTTCTCTGAACTCAAGGCCGCCACCAGAAAATTTAGCAATGACACAGTGCTGGGAGAAGGTAGTTTTGGAAAAGTTTACAAGGGTTGTCTTGCTGAGTCGCCTTCTTCCAAGAATGACCGGACTCTAATTGCTGTTTATAAATTGAATTCTGAAAGCTTCGAAGGATTTAAAGTGTTGCAG TCCGAGGTGAGCATTCTTGGAAGACTTTCTCATCCTAACCTCGTCAAACTCTTGGGATACTTCCAGGAAGATAAAGAACTAATGCTTGTCTATGAGTTTATGCGAAAGGGCAGCTTGAACAACCATCTTTTTGGAA GCCGCTCTGCTGCTTTGTCACTTCCATGGAATGTAAGGGTTCAAATTGTGATCGCCGCAGGTCGAGGCTTGGCATTCCTACATGCATCAGAGAAGCAAATCATTTACAGAAACTTCAAAGCCTCAAATATATTACTTGATGGC TCTTACAATGCAAAGATAGCAGGTTTTGGCTTGGCAAGACAAGGTACTTCGGATAGCCAGTCACATGTGTCAACACAGATAATTGGAACAGATGGTTATGCTGCTCCCGAGTATGTTGCAACAG GACACCTGTACGTGAAGAGCGATGTGTATTCTTTTGGTGTCTTTTTAGTGGAAATGCTAACAGGTCTACGAGCACTAGACACAAACCGGCCAAGCAACCAGCATTATCTGGTTGACTGGATTAAGCCTCATTTATCTGATAAAAGAAAGTTGAAGGAGAAGATGGATTCGCGTTTGGGAGGAAAATAG